In Chlorocebus sabaeus isolate Y175 chromosome 19, mChlSab1.0.hap1, whole genome shotgun sequence, a single genomic region encodes these proteins:
- the CRYBB3 gene encoding beta-crystallin B3 has product MAWMKLGGQGAASAGWDVLVCQKVLINSMPLAKAGESADGRGSSVLPEATATARGIPGEMAEQHGAPEQAAAGKSHGGLGGSYKVIVYELENFQGKRCELSAECPSLTDSLLEKVGSIQVESGPWLGFESRAFRGEQFVLEKGDYPRWDAWSNSRNSDSLLSLRPVNIDSPDHKLHLFENPAFSGRKMEIVDDDVPSLWAHGFQDRVASVRAINGTWVGYEFPGYRGRQYVFERGEYRHWNEWNASQPQLQSVRRIRDQKWHKRGCFLSS; this is encoded by the exons ATGGCCTGGATGAAATTGGGTGGACAGGGTGCTGCCTCAGCAGGCTGGGATGTGCTGGTCTGTCAGAAAGTGCTCATAAATAGCATGCCCCTTGCGAAAGCAGGCGAGTCTGCAGACGGCCGTGGATCCTCTGTTCTTCCCGAGGCTACAGCAACAG CCAGAGGTATTCCTGGGGAGATGGCGGAACAGCATGGAGCTCCTGAGCAGGCTGCAGCTGGCAAGAGCCATGGAGGCCTTGGGGGCAGCTACAAG GTGATCGTGTACGAACTAGAGAACTTCCAAGGCAAACGCTGCGAGCTTTCGGCCGAGTGCCCCAGCCTGACCGACAGCCTGCTGGAGAAGGTGGGCTCCATCCAAGTGGAGTCCGGGCC GTGGCTGGGATTTGAGTCTAGGGCCTTCCGCGGGGAGCAGTTTGTTCTGGAGAAGGGGGATTATCCTCGCTGGGATGCCTGGTCCAACAGCCGTAATAGTGACAGCCTCCTGTCCCTCCGGCCTGTGAACATT GATAGCCCAGATCACAAGCTGCATCTGTTTGAGAACCCAGCTTTCAGTGGCCGCAAGATGGAGATAGTGGATGATGACGTGCCCAGCCTTTGGGCTCATGGCTTCCAGGACCGTGTGGCAAGTGTCCGCGCCATCAATGGGAC GTGGGTTGGCTATGAGTTTCCCGGCTACCGTGGGCGTCAGTACGTGTTTGAGCGGGGCGAGTACCGCCACTGGAATGAGTGGAACGCCAGCCAGCCGCAGCTGCAGTCTGTGCGCCGCATCCGCGACCAGAAGTGGCACAAGCGGGGCTGCTTCCTCAGCAGCTGA